GCACTCGACTAGCCCGAAtgccacctaaataattagaagtgcggtctgcacttgtctaactcattgggAGTTTAATTTAGACTGTGTGTTTGTTTGAGCAGGGTTGTTAATGCTAAGCTTGTTGTTTATATTCTGTTGCCTATTTGaatctgttgatttaagttttcttgttgagccttggcttactagtgctatgtggtgcaggtaagggaaaggggaagctggaccagccatgagttggagagctttaggggcggcgtgtacatttgcagctgctcgactgccacgaccgaggattCAAGAGGGACTAGAGTCATACCTTAATTTTACCGCTTGAGCCGACTTATGTTGTAATTACCtttggagttgtaaatgccttgtaaatatttattttgggattctATGTATAGactcaaacttttaaatgaaactAACTGTTCATATGATCAAAACTTTTAAACCCTAATCTATTAATTActcttagttacatgtttatttctaaataacttgattagcaagcccaacactatttaaaacacacggTGTAATGGTCTTGACTATCCAGAGCATTACAGTGTCGTTTTTGCTTGTGGTGGTGTTTTGGGGATGTGGTTACGACCTCGACATGCTTGACAGCAACAAGGTCTAGTAGTGGGTCATTTGGGCTCTCGGTCGTCTTCTTTGATGGATGCATGTCACCTTGGTGGCAGGTAGTGGTCTTTTAGTCGTGATGTGGCTTGGTGGTGTATGGTGGCCCCTGCCACTGGTAGTTCTCATGGCGACCTTCtatttggtttttttttgtttttgttttctttagtGTTTGATTTGTTAGTTTAGTGTTCTAGGTTGTATCTTTGGTTTAGTTTTTTTCAATAATAATGTTTATCACATCCGTCCTTCAAGGACTTGGCTTTTATCATTCTTTTGGTCTCATCtattctttccattttttttaaaaaaaaagtatatattttCCTTCCATTTTAGACGTTTAAGGTATGTACCTTATGGTTTAGGTTGTCGATTTGGTGCGTTTTATCGATTTATCATAgggttatattaaaaaaaaaaggcagGTCATTATTTATTGTCTTTATTTGGGGGCTTAGATTAGCTTACCTATCTAGATTTTGTGTCTAGGGTTTGTTACATCATTAtaattgacttggttaatcaatgTTCGGTCATCTCCATAAGAAATTTGTATTTGCTTATTTTCCACCTGTAATGAGCTAGGTTtcattttaactttttaattaaattcTCGTTTCtccttaaaaaaagaaaaagaaaaagaaaagaaaaaatccaATCTAAAAGCACGTTTACCGAAAATACCAATATTCATCCTTTCTTTGTTGTTTACACGATGTCATTTTGATGTTTCTTGTGGCGGGAAAAAGTTGGTTTCCCGCCTATTGAAAAACAGCATTTATGGGAAATGGTATACAACAATGGCATTAAGCAATATACTGTGacagtggtttttttttttccattccgTCCTCTTTCTCTCAACTCTCAAAGGCGAAAATGCTGGAGCTGAGACTTGTCCAAGGTGGTCTTCTGAAGAAGGTTTTGGAATCGCTTAAAGACCTTATCAACGATGCCAACTTCGACTGCTCCGCCTCCGGCTTCTCCCTCCAAGCCATGGACTCCAGCCATGTGGCTCTCGTCGCCCTTCTCCGATCCGAGGGGTTCGAGCACTATCGCTGTGACCGGAACCTCTCCATGGGCATGAACCTCAATAACATGGCCAAGATGCTCAAATGCGCTGGTAACGACGACATTGTAACTATCAAGGCTGATGATGCCTCCGACTCCGTTACCTTCATGTTCGAAAGCCCCAGTAAGAACCCCAACCAAAATTACCCGTTTCATTTCTTGATGTCTTTTGTTTCATCGCAATTTTTTAAAAACGGTCCTCGTATCTTTAGACCTTGGAAAATTATGATTTGGGTTTGTTGTCACTTTGGTACCTAGggttttctaattatttttatttatttattgcagaaaatatagggttaaataaatgttcaaagCATATTTAGTAGTTCTCTGATTAGTTCAGAAAGTTTTGGTGTGTATTATGGcattatctttttctttcttgtcTTCTTAGATATGGGTTTGATTTGTGAGCTTTCTTGCTATTTTCCTATAGCATTATGCACTAATTGTGGATTGTTTGCTTTAAAATTCCATGCATGAAGATCAAGATAAGATTGCTGATTTTGAGATGAAGTTAATGGACATCGACAGCGAGCATCTTGGAATTCCAGAGGCAGAATTCCAGGCCATTGTTCGGATGCCATCAGCTGAGTTTGCTAGGATTTGCAAGGATCTTAGCACAATTGGTGATACTGGTAGTGTGTTTTTTCTCACAACTAAGAGTtcgttttgtttttttaaaattgtGGCATACTGAAAGAATGGACAAATGAGACTTTACAGTTGTGATATCTGTGACCAAAGGTGTAAAGTTCTCTACTAGAGGTGATATTGGCACTGCTAATATTGTTTGCAGGCAGAATGCTTCCATTGACAAGGTAAGCTTTTCTTTTAGCTCATTCTCCTTCATATAATGTCTTGCATTGGAAGCTATTTTTAAGAAATTGGCCACTATTcagtttttgtttttatttgaaCTTGTGTTTTAGACATGGATATTTTGAGGTTCACTAGATATATAAGGTGTTGAAAATGGATGTATAGCTCATGATCTTTATCTACAGCCTGAAGAAGCAACCATCATAGAAATGGAGGAGCCTGTTAGTTTGACCTTTGCCCTGAGGTATATGAATTCATTCACTAAGGCAACCCCATTGGCGAACCAAGTGACGATAAGCTTGTCGTCCGAACTATACCAGTTGCAGTTGAGTACAAAGTTGCAGAGATGGGTTATGTTAGGTTCTACTTGGCTCCCaagatagaagaagaagaggatattgAAGCTCAAACGGAGTCCAGGCCTCAAGTGGAAATCAAGCCAAAATCCAAGCTGAAAAAAGAGACTGAGTCTATAGAAGTAGAAGATATCACGCCTAAGGTTGAGCTTAACGGGGATACCAAGCCAAAATTGGAGATAAAAAAACCCAAGGAGGAGAATGTGGCTAATGATGGTGAAAACAAACCTGAAATAGAAGTAATGGATGATGAGTAGTAGTTTCATCTATAACCTTACCAAATTTAGATGTTAACATGTTTTGGACTGATTTTGTCATTCATGGATATATGCTGAATACTTCTCCATAACTATACTTTAATGGGTATGTGGTTGCAAATAGGTTAGTTCTACTATTCTCAAGGTCTCAATTTATGTACCACAAGTCAAGCTACGATCAATACTTTATTTTtcaaaagaaatcaaattagaggATGCTACCTTTTTTCGGAAACACAAGCGTTAAGTTTGCATAGCCAACTCAGTAAGCAAATTTGTTATAGATAAACGATAAAAATAAAACGCACATGAAAGATGAAAGTACGAAATGGCAAAATTATAATTGTTTTCttcattaattaatcaatataagAAATTTTAATAACAGAGTGACTGTGGA
This genomic interval from Humulus lupulus chromosome 8, drHumLupu1.1, whole genome shotgun sequence contains the following:
- the LOC133798328 gene encoding proliferating cell nuclear antigen-like, encoding MLELRLVQGGLLKKVLESLKDLINDANFDCSASGFSLQAMDSSHVALVALLRSEGFEHYRCDRNLSMGMNLNNMAKMLKCAGNDDIVTIKADDASDSVTFMFESPNQDKIADFEMKLMDIDSEHLGIPEAEFQAIVRMPSAEFARICKDLSTIGDTVVISVTKGVKFSTRGDIGTANIVCRQNASIDKPEEATIIEMEEPVSLTFALRYMNSFTKATPLANQVTISLSSELYQLQLSTKLQRWVMLGSTWLPR